Proteins found in one Polyangiaceae bacterium genomic segment:
- a CDS encoding DUF4351 domain-containing protein, translating to MRRAPNGLAALTAVAHHAMSISKRPPAAVRRVFHKLGTEGELAHMTAAHILTKQARPEGRSEGRAEGRAELVLEMLAAKFGAMSPTAESAVRAASERELDAMAIRLLSASSLDEVLEAGKTK from the coding sequence ATGCGTCGGGCGCCAAACGGGCTGGCTGCCCTGACCGCCGTGGCCCACCATGCCATGAGCATCAGCAAGAGGCCGCCCGCGGCGGTGCGCCGCGTCTTCCACAAGCTGGGAACCGAAGGAGAGTTGGCCCATATGACCGCAGCACACATCTTGACGAAGCAGGCGCGCCCGGAGGGACGGAGCGAAGGGCGGGCAGAAGGGCGGGCGGAGCTGGTCTTGGAGATGCTGGCAGCCAAGTTCGGCGCAATGTCACCGACCGCAGAATCCGCAGTGCGAGCGGCATCGGAGCGCGAGCTCGACGCAATGGCGATTCGATTGCTCAGCGCGAGTTCCCTCGATGAAGTATTGGAGGCGGGGAAGACGAAGTAG
- a CDS encoding DUF5615 family PIN-like protein codes for MNVKLLLDENISPWVGIRLCKEDGIDACGIRDRGLLAASDPEVLAYAFTEDRILVTKNVDDFDKLARSRELHAGIILLEDGGLSRVEQLRVIRLALAELASRSDMVNCVMRVAADETVKFEDAPAP; via the coding sequence GTGAACGTCAAGCTGCTGCTCGATGAGAACATCTCGCCCTGGGTAGGCATCCGCCTCTGCAAAGAGGACGGGATCGACGCCTGCGGGATCCGCGATCGGGGTCTGTTGGCCGCCTCCGATCCAGAGGTCTTGGCGTATGCCTTCACCGAAGACCGGATCCTCGTGACCAAGAACGTGGACGACTTCGACAAGCTCGCCAGGAGTCGCGAGCTTCACGCAGGGATCATCCTGCTGGAAGACGGCGGCCTCTCCCGGGTCGAGCAGCTACGGGTGATTCGGCTCGCCCTGGCCGAACTCGCGTCGCGGTCGGACATGGTGAACTGCGTGATGCGCGTCGCCGCCGACGAGACCGTGAAGTTCGAGGATGCTCCGGCGCCTTGA
- a CDS encoding NAD(P)-dependent oxidoreductase codes for MSKPFIRARETCASLTSQRILITGSSGLLGSALATALLAEGTDVVCLDVRAHGEARGDVRDPARLHEVVDSVDGVIHLAAVSRVIWGEKDPELCWATNVGGLDSVLQAARRSARTPWLIFASSREVYGQPERLPASEDCPLRPMNVYARSKVAGEMLVEEARRSGVRACTVRLSNVFGTTSDHADRVVPAFARAAAFGRELRVEGLDHTFDFTHIDDVTRGLGALTALLAAGDPPPAPIQFVTGRPTTLGELARIAVRCGQSTCTIRPSAPRHFDVAHFVGDWSRARSLLGWQPQVELEQGVARLVRAFRESHQTADLQEVAQ; via the coding sequence ATGTCGAAGCCGTTCATACGCGCGCGAGAGACGTGCGCAAGCCTCACGAGCCAGCGAATATTGATCACCGGCTCGTCCGGACTCTTGGGCAGTGCGCTCGCAACCGCTCTGCTGGCTGAGGGAACCGATGTCGTTTGTCTTGATGTCCGCGCGCACGGAGAAGCACGTGGAGACGTCCGCGACCCAGCTCGCCTCCACGAAGTAGTCGACAGCGTCGACGGTGTCATCCATCTCGCGGCGGTCTCCCGCGTGATATGGGGCGAGAAGGACCCGGAACTCTGCTGGGCCACGAACGTCGGCGGCCTGGACAGCGTTCTCCAAGCGGCACGACGCTCCGCACGAACGCCGTGGCTGATCTTCGCCAGCAGCCGCGAGGTCTACGGGCAGCCCGAGCGGCTACCCGCCAGCGAGGATTGTCCCCTGCGCCCGATGAACGTGTATGCCCGCTCCAAGGTCGCGGGCGAGATGCTCGTCGAGGAGGCCCGGCGCTCGGGCGTCCGTGCGTGCACGGTACGGCTGTCCAACGTGTTCGGCACCACGTCCGATCACGCGGATCGAGTGGTTCCGGCGTTCGCCCGAGCCGCCGCTTTCGGGCGAGAGCTGCGGGTCGAGGGGCTCGACCACACCTTCGATTTCACGCACATCGACGACGTGACCCGCGGTCTAGGAGCGCTGACCGCCCTGCTCGCCGCGGGCGACCCGCCACCGGCCCCCATCCAATTCGTGACGGGCAGGCCGACCACCCTCGGCGAGCTCGCGAGAATTGCGGTTCGATGTGGGCAGTCGACCTGCACGATTAGGCCGTCTGCGCCCCGTCACTTCGACGTCGCTCACTTCGTAGGCGACTGGTCGAGGGCAAGGTCGCTGCTCGGGTGGCAGCCACAGGTGGAACTCGAGCAGGGCGTTGCTCGCCTGGTGCGGGCGTTCCGTGAAAGTCACCAGACAGCGGACCTGCAGGAGGTCGCACAATGA
- a CDS encoding radical SAM protein has translation MELTLFVDHQCNLRCSYCYNGEKFNRRMSSDTMRRAVDMVIEQPLNHLDLSFFGGEPLIHPEFLRETVDYVERAFSERREPAPTLRFIVNTNATLIDDDTIDWMRTRSVTAFVSVDGPRDVHDRYRVDAGGRGSFDKTLAGIERLRAARIPTQIMVVFGPHTAARLGDAFAAVLGLGAEKIQLSANYRADWTDAAIDRLRSGLDAAGDVWIEHFRAGHALPVAPLHGKILSHLKGGIPCPSRCRLGGNEIAIAPSGRIYPCPQMIGDDSNEALVIGHVDTGVDPDALARLDAQKARAAETCAPCDLRGRCISDCGCRQVALTGELGRITATLCEIEAAYIDAADRVAEILYAESNPTFLDYFYRRNWQPAPGAQLIPLRRREA, from the coding sequence ATGGAACTCACGCTCTTCGTCGATCACCAGTGCAACCTGCGCTGCAGCTATTGCTACAACGGTGAGAAGTTCAATCGACGGATGAGCAGCGACACCATGCGCCGCGCGGTAGACATGGTGATCGAGCAGCCCCTGAATCACCTGGATCTGTCCTTCTTCGGGGGTGAGCCCCTGATCCACCCGGAGTTCTTGCGGGAGACCGTCGACTACGTCGAGCGTGCTTTCTCCGAGCGGCGCGAGCCCGCGCCCACGCTGCGGTTCATCGTCAACACCAACGCCACTCTCATCGACGACGACACCATCGATTGGATGCGCACTCGGAGCGTGACGGCCTTCGTCTCCGTCGACGGTCCGCGAGACGTGCACGATCGCTACCGCGTGGATGCCGGCGGTCGTGGCAGCTTCGACAAGACCCTCGCTGGCATCGAGCGCCTGCGCGCCGCGCGGATCCCGACGCAGATCATGGTCGTCTTCGGACCCCACACCGCCGCGCGCCTCGGTGATGCTTTCGCGGCGGTGCTGGGGCTCGGCGCCGAGAAGATCCAGCTCAGCGCCAACTACCGCGCTGACTGGACGGACGCGGCCATCGATCGCTTGCGCAGCGGCCTCGACGCCGCCGGCGACGTTTGGATCGAGCACTTTCGCGCAGGCCATGCCCTTCCGGTTGCGCCGCTCCACGGCAAGATCCTCTCGCATCTCAAGGGCGGCATTCCGTGCCCCAGCCGCTGTCGCCTCGGCGGCAACGAGATCGCCATCGCCCCCAGTGGTCGGATCTATCCCTGCCCGCAGATGATCGGCGACGACAGCAACGAAGCCCTCGTCATCGGTCACGTGGACACGGGAGTCGATCCCGACGCCCTGGCTCGCCTCGACGCCCAGAAGGCGCGCGCTGCCGAAACCTGCGCGCCCTGCGATCTGCGCGGTCGTTGCATCAGCGACTGCGGCTGTCGCCAGGTCGCCCTCACCGGCGAACTCGGTCGCATCACCGCCACGCTCTGCGAAATCGAAGCCGCCTACATCGACGCCGCCGACCGCGTCGCCGAGATCCTCTACGCCGAATCGAACCCCACGTTCCTCGACTACTTCTATCGCCGCAACTGGCAACCCGCTCCCGGCGCACAGCTCATCCCCCTGCGCCGCCGCGAAGCGTGA
- a CDS encoding ATP-binding protein — MLPLTLVLALADSSGSSRSCTRTTPPGAPRLVVFDEIQCLPDWERHLKDLVDTHPRTRFVASGSAGAALKRKSAESGAGRFTDFELPPLSFAEYLDFAGVTEGVLDLSGDRVRVRDVDGLNDRFTDYINYGGYPEVVRDPAIRSNIERFVRNDIVQKVLLQDLPTLYGITNIPELNRLFTTVAYNSGQIISLEALSKNAGGAKPTIARYLDYLEAAFLIVRMRRVDETARRLQRERSFKVFVANPSMRAALFGPVGPDSDAMGPLAETALVTQYLGAPLFSDLCFARWKQGEVDLVRLDPSRQAPTWALEVKWSDGAQGSDSEWAPLVDFARRSRLNTVFMTSRTVSSSSHRGGLRRVVIPAALLSYEIGRLAASQKLLRSHYGLPPTHDSAD; from the coding sequence ATGCTCCCACTTACTCTGGTCTTGGCCTTGGCAGACTCGTCGGGCTCTTCGAGGAGCTGTACCCGCACGACCCCCCCAGGAGCCCCTCGGCTCGTGGTGTTCGACGAGATCCAATGCCTGCCCGACTGGGAAAGGCACTTGAAGGATCTGGTCGACACCCACCCACGCACGAGGTTCGTCGCTAGCGGGTCGGCTGGGGCCGCGCTGAAGCGCAAGAGCGCGGAATCGGGCGCCGGTCGGTTCACGGACTTCGAGCTGCCACCGCTCAGCTTTGCAGAGTATCTGGACTTCGCGGGAGTCACCGAAGGGGTGCTCGACCTGTCCGGCGACCGTGTGCGGGTGCGGGATGTCGACGGCCTCAACGACCGCTTCACTGACTACATCAACTACGGAGGCTACCCCGAGGTGGTGCGCGACCCAGCGATCCGCTCGAACATCGAGCGCTTCGTACGCAACGACATCGTGCAGAAGGTACTCCTTCAAGATCTCCCCACGCTCTACGGGATCACCAACATCCCCGAACTGAATCGGTTGTTCACCACCGTTGCCTACAACTCCGGCCAGATCATCAGTCTGGAAGCACTATCCAAGAACGCGGGCGGCGCCAAGCCGACCATTGCGCGTTATCTGGACTACTTGGAGGCAGCGTTCTTGATCGTTCGCATGCGCCGGGTCGACGAGACGGCGCGCAGGCTTCAGCGTGAAAGGAGCTTCAAGGTCTTTGTCGCGAATCCGTCCATGCGCGCTGCGCTGTTCGGTCCCGTGGGTCCAGACAGCGACGCGATGGGGCCGCTGGCGGAGACCGCGCTTGTGACGCAGTACTTGGGAGCGCCGCTCTTCAGTGACTTGTGCTTTGCACGTTGGAAGCAGGGCGAAGTCGACCTGGTTCGCTTGGATCCGAGTCGCCAGGCGCCCACCTGGGCGCTGGAGGTGAAGTGGTCGGACGGAGCCCAAGGATCGGACAGCGAGTGGGCGCCGCTGGTGGACTTCGCGCGCCGGAGCCGACTGAACACAGTGTTCATGACCTCCCGTACCGTTTCGAGCAGCAGTCACCGCGGGGGGTTGCGCCGCGTCGTGATACCCGCTGCGCTTCTGAGCTACGAGATTGGCCGGCTGGCGGCGAGCCAGAAGCTGCTCCGCAGCCACTATGGTCTGCCACCGACTCACGACTCCGCCGACTAG
- a CDS encoding phospholipase D family protein yields the protein MADADALCLAKALREPGFSASVITTFNAYLPFYEEVVLRRLVAAGCTHNIVLMDARQCGAALADAATRPRRAGRDYLLAPIACGGAFHPKILLRLGKKRGSLFVGSHNLTLAGFGLNDELSNRFDHDPRSPSSSVAPFRQATELIRRFTSNEPKQIADAITAAFESAPWLTNVHAANESANVLGSHLDGPDLWGQIRALIRGQVRRALIVAPFFDSKLAFLATLLADLRPKELVVAVDPETVELAAGAAKKFRQARFVDVRGRIPSNGRREGVTPYLHAKLIWLEMDAGAIVVSGSANASAPAFLANAASRNNEAVVVRHVDSATALARTLGVAAFFKAPSVSSATWSDVDKRMTKKRAATDSPSAEAKLAIATDQGFTIPITLPVGAQVDVLDQDLLALGHALVTVSGPPAILVADDEVVEGAAFISCGNGEESHWMVVHHPLAIAEHFASKTKTALRKALGSLEEDPSQLEFVLKLSEKVIFDDEGSLEKEGVTQLKPSTPPPSP from the coding sequence GTGGCTGACGCCGACGCGCTGTGTCTCGCCAAAGCCTTGCGCGAGCCGGGGTTTTCCGCGTCCGTGATCACTACGTTCAACGCCTATCTGCCCTTCTACGAGGAGGTCGTCCTGCGTCGACTCGTTGCGGCAGGCTGCACGCACAACATCGTCTTGATGGATGCGCGCCAATGCGGCGCTGCCTTGGCTGACGCGGCCACCCGCCCCCGCAGAGCTGGCAGGGACTACCTCCTAGCGCCGATCGCTTGTGGCGGCGCATTCCACCCAAAGATCCTCCTGCGACTTGGCAAAAAGCGGGGCTCGTTGTTCGTCGGCAGCCACAATCTCACGCTCGCAGGGTTCGGGCTAAACGACGAACTCTCCAATCGTTTCGATCACGATCCGCGTTCGCCATCCTCGAGCGTCGCGCCATTTCGCCAAGCTACCGAGTTGATTCGACGCTTCACGTCGAACGAGCCCAAGCAGATTGCCGACGCCATCACCGCAGCCTTCGAGAGCGCACCGTGGCTCACGAATGTTCACGCGGCCAATGAAAGCGCCAACGTCCTGGGCAGCCATCTCGACGGGCCCGACCTCTGGGGTCAGATCCGCGCCCTGATCCGTGGGCAAGTGCGCCGCGCCCTGATAGTTGCGCCGTTCTTCGATTCCAAACTCGCATTCCTCGCAACACTCCTCGCCGACCTACGACCCAAGGAGCTGGTGGTCGCCGTCGATCCAGAGACCGTCGAACTCGCGGCTGGTGCCGCCAAGAAGTTCCGACAGGCGCGTTTCGTCGATGTTCGTGGTCGCATCCCCTCGAACGGGCGACGCGAAGGCGTGACCCCATATCTTCACGCGAAGCTGATCTGGCTAGAGATGGATGCCGGCGCGATCGTGGTTTCCGGCAGCGCGAATGCGAGCGCCCCAGCTTTCCTTGCCAATGCCGCCTCCCGCAACAATGAGGCAGTAGTGGTGCGCCACGTCGACTCGGCCACAGCGCTCGCTCGGACTCTTGGTGTCGCCGCGTTCTTCAAAGCGCCCAGCGTGTCGTCGGCGACATGGTCTGACGTGGACAAGCGAATGACCAAAAAGCGCGCGGCCACGGATTCGCCCTCGGCGGAAGCCAAGCTCGCCATCGCGACTGATCAGGGTTTCACGATCCCGATCACGCTGCCGGTGGGAGCCCAGGTCGACGTGCTCGATCAAGATCTCCTTGCGCTGGGACACGCCTTGGTCACGGTGTCAGGCCCGCCAGCAATACTGGTCGCGGACGACGAGGTCGTGGAAGGGGCAGCGTTCATTTCGTGCGGCAATGGCGAGGAATCTCACTGGATGGTGGTCCATCACCCGTTGGCCATTGCCGAGCACTTCGCGAGTAAGACGAAGACCGCGTTACGAAAGGCGCTCGGCTCGCTGGAGGAAGACCCGAGCCAGCTCGAGTTCGTGCTGAAGCTGAGCGAGAAGGTCATCTTTGACGACGAGGGAAGCCTCGAGAAGGAGGGCGTGACTCAGCTCAAGCCGAGCACACCCCCGCCCTCGCCCTGA
- a CDS encoding four helix bundle protein, translated as MHSFRTLDLALATQRNIAPFVARVQRHDRKLAAQLRDATNSFVLNLGEGAASDPGTRRSRYFSASGSASEVRAGLRAAIGWGYISEPALTSVLDQLDHLLATLWKLTH; from the coding sequence ATGCATTCGTTTCGCACCCTCGATCTCGCACTCGCCACCCAACGCAACATCGCGCCCTTCGTGGCGCGCGTGCAGCGCCATGACCGCAAGCTTGCCGCGCAGCTGCGCGACGCAACCAATAGCTTCGTGCTGAACCTCGGCGAAGGCGCCGCGAGCGACCCGGGCACCCGGCGCTCGCGCTACTTCAGCGCGTCTGGCTCCGCCAGCGAGGTCCGCGCCGGGCTTCGCGCCGCCATCGGCTGGGGCTACATCAGCGAGCCCGCCCTCACTTCCGTCCTCGACCAGCTCGACCACCTGCTCGCCACCTTGTGGAAGCTGACGCACTAG
- a CDS encoding glycosyltransferase, which translates to MKILQVIHGYPMRYNAGSEVYTQTLCHGLAARHEVHVFTREEDAFAPDFQLRTEQDADDPRVTVHLVNNPRIKDRYRAKGIDERFAATLDRVAPDFVHVGHLNHLSTSLLREIARREVPIVFTLHDYWLMCPAVSSCRCFRRT; encoded by the coding sequence ATGAAAATCCTCCAAGTCATCCACGGATACCCAATGCGGTACAACGCGGGCTCCGAGGTCTACACGCAAACCCTTTGCCACGGCCTCGCGGCGCGTCACGAGGTCCACGTGTTCACGCGGGAAGAGGACGCCTTCGCGCCCGACTTCCAGTTGCGCACCGAGCAGGACGCCGATGACCCGCGGGTCACGGTGCATTTGGTCAACAACCCGCGCATAAAGGATCGCTACCGCGCCAAGGGAATCGACGAGCGCTTTGCCGCGACCCTGGATCGCGTAGCACCCGACTTCGTGCATGTCGGCCATCTGAATCACCTCTCGACCTCACTCCTCCGCGAGATCGCCCGCCGCGAGGTGCCGATCGTATTCACGCTTCACGACTACTGGCTCATGTGCCCCGCGGTCAGTTCATGCAGATGTTTCCGGAGGACCTGA
- a CDS encoding type II toxin-antitoxin system RelE/ParE family toxin: MRLRLTPRALAEAKRKKTWWLHNRPAAPHLFEQELVATFDSILAMPTIGVEYPADFDVEVRRVLMPKTRNHVYFAVDGEEVVILSVWGAQRGRGPKL, encoded by the coding sequence ATGAGGCTGAGGCTCACTCCCAGGGCTCTTGCGGAGGCCAAGCGGAAGAAGACGTGGTGGCTGCACAACCGACCTGCAGCACCGCACCTCTTCGAGCAGGAGTTGGTCGCGACGTTCGATTCGATCCTCGCGATGCCGACGATCGGTGTGGAATACCCCGCGGACTTCGATGTCGAAGTGCGCAGGGTGCTGATGCCCAAGACTCGGAACCACGTGTACTTCGCCGTTGACGGCGAGGAAGTGGTGATTCTGTCCGTTTGGGGAGCGCAGCGGGGTCGGGGGCCGAAGCTCTAG
- a CDS encoding PIN domain-containing protein, whose product MSRYCLDTSAYSHFKRGAEAAVHLLDSADWIGMPVVVLGELRTGFALGRRASENQRELAAFMRNPAVELLEVTDAVAQIYSEIVVGLRKAGRPLPTNDIWIAAIAAAAGATVVSYDEHFRSIQRVGALVLESA is encoded by the coding sequence ATGAGCCGCTATTGCCTCGACACATCTGCGTACAGTCACTTCAAGCGCGGAGCGGAAGCCGCCGTCCATCTCCTGGACTCCGCGGACTGGATCGGAATGCCAGTCGTGGTGCTCGGAGAATTGCGCACGGGATTCGCATTGGGTCGCAGGGCATCCGAGAATCAACGTGAGCTTGCGGCGTTCATGCGCAACCCGGCAGTCGAGCTCCTAGAAGTCACCGACGCCGTCGCTCAGATCTACTCGGAAATCGTGGTCGGCCTGCGAAAGGCGGGAAGACCGCTTCCCACGAATGACATCTGGATCGCCGCAATCGCGGCTGCCGCTGGCGCGACCGTCGTGAGCTATGACGAGCACTTTCGCTCCATTCAACGCGTGGGAGCATTGGTGCTCGAGAGCGCCTGA
- a CDS encoding DUF433 domain-containing protein, with product MPAATLTTNEVAALVGLDEDRVRKEVEHGLAGTGSPPRFSFTDAVYFGALAALGLHLVVDDRRKLHEVITRAMKGKKPPARVEMSPVLDLKLGRVALAIGDRIEHFEAWKAKLVTSDDILGGEPVFPKSRLSVRNVGKQAIRGVPVAELREDYPYLKQRDIEFAKLYTLAYPKMGRPRERQAAAR from the coding sequence ATGCCCGCTGCGACGCTGACCACCAACGAGGTCGCGGCCCTGGTTGGCCTCGACGAGGACCGGGTGCGGAAGGAAGTCGAGCACGGTCTGGCAGGGACCGGCAGTCCGCCTCGGTTCAGCTTCACCGACGCGGTCTACTTTGGCGCCTTGGCGGCATTGGGTCTGCATCTTGTCGTGGACGACCGTCGAAAGCTTCACGAGGTCATCACCCGGGCGATGAAAGGGAAGAAGCCTCCGGCTCGCGTAGAGATGAGCCCTGTGCTCGACCTCAAGCTTGGTCGTGTCGCCCTTGCCATCGGTGACCGGATCGAACACTTCGAGGCCTGGAAAGCCAAGCTCGTCACCTCCGACGACATTCTCGGAGGCGAGCCCGTGTTTCCCAAGAGTCGCCTCTCCGTGAGGAACGTCGGCAAGCAGGCGATCAGGGGCGTACCGGTCGCCGAGCTTCGGGAGGACTACCCGTACCTCAAGCAGCGGGACATCGAGTTCGCCAAGTTGTACACGCTGGCGTACCCCAAGATGGGACGGCCTCGTGAACGTCAAGCTGCTGCTCGATGA